In Drosophila innubila isolate TH190305 chromosome 2R unlocalized genomic scaffold, UK_Dinn_1.0 1_C_2R, whole genome shotgun sequence, the following are encoded in one genomic region:
- the LOC117784308 gene encoding gamma-secretase subunit pen-2, translating to MDISKAPNPRKLQLSRTYFLTGFAFLPFVWAINVCWFFEEAFRKPPYPEQNQIKRYVIYSAIGTLIWTVILISWIIIFQTNRAAWGATADYMSFIIPLGSA from the exons ATGGATATTTCAAAAGCACCAAATCCACGCAAGCTACAACTGAGTCGCACCTACTTTCTGA CTGGTTTCGCCTTTTTGCCATTCGTTTGGGCCATAAATGTGTGCTGGTTCTTCGAGGAGGCCTTTCGCAAGCCACCATATCCCGAacagaatcaaataaaacgCT ATGTCATCTACTCGGCAATTGGGACACTTATCTGGacagttattttaattagttggaTCATCATATTCCAAACCAATCGAGCAGCTTGGGGCGCAACTGCCGACTATATGAGCTTCATAATACCGCTGGGAAGCGCATaa